A stretch of Bos mutus isolate GX-2022 chromosome 8, NWIPB_WYAK_1.1, whole genome shotgun sequence DNA encodes these proteins:
- the AQP3 gene encoding aquaporin-3 isoform X2 codes for MGRQKELVNRCGEMLHIRYRLLRQALAECLGTLILVMFGCGSVAQVVLSRGTHGGFLTINLAFGFAVTLGILIAGQVSGAHLNPAVTFAMCFLAREPWIKLPVYTLAQTLGAFLGAGIIFGLYYDAIWAFANNQLVVSGPNGTAGIFATYPSGHLDMVNGFFDQDGPPLVVGAHCLSAPGFHRWCLRVPAHDRLPPGAAPTLHRRGECEVVPCEAQGADVNGRGHPPRPPMSIH; via the exons ATGGGTCGACAGAAGGAGCTGGTGAACCGCTGCGGGGAGATGCTGCACATCCGCTACCGGCTGCTCCGCCAGGCGCTGGCTGAGTGCCTGGGGACCCTCATCCTCGTG ATGTTTGGCTGTGGCTCTGTGGCCCAGGTCGTGCTCAGCCGGGGCACCCACGGTGGTTTCCTCACCATCAACCTGGCCTTTGGCTTCGCCGTGACCCTAGGCATCCTTATTGCTGGCCAGGTCTCTG GGGCCCACCTGAACCCTGCCGTGACATTTGCTATGTGCTTCCTGGCGCGCGAGCCCTGGATCAAGCTGCCTGTGTACACCTTGGCTCAGACTCTGGGAGCCTTCCTGGGTGCTGGAATTATCTTCGGGTTGTATTATG ATGCGATCTGGGCCTTCGCCAACAACCAGCTTGTTGTTTCGGGCCCCAATGGCACAGCTGGCATCTTTGCCACCTACCCCTCCGGACACTTGGACATGGTCAATGGCTTCTTCGACCAG GACGGGCCGCCACTGGTGGTGGGTGCCCATTGTCTCTCCGCTCCTGGGTTCCATCGCTGGTGTCTTCGTGTACCAGCTCATGATCGGCTGCCACCTGGAGCCGCCCCCACCCTCCACCGACGAGGAGAATGTGAAGTTGTCCCATGTGAAGCACAAGGAGCAGATGTGAATGGGCGGGGGCACCCCCCACGCCCTCCCATGAGCATCCATTGA
- the AQP3 gene encoding aquaporin-3 isoform X1 — MGRQKELVNRCGEMLHIRYRLLRQALAECLGTLILVMFGCGSVAQVVLSRGTHGGFLTINLAFGFAVTLGILIAGQVSGAHLNPAVTFAMCFLAREPWIKLPVYTLAQTLGAFLGAGIIFGLYYDAIWAFANNQLVVSGPNGTAGIFATYPSGHLDMVNGFFDQFIGTASLIVCVLAIVDPYNNPVPRGLEAFTVGLVVLVIGTSMGFNSGYAVNPARDFGPRLFTAIAGWGSEVFTTGRHWWWVPIVSPLLGSIAGVFVYQLMIGCHLEPPPPSTDEENVKLSHVKHKEQM; from the exons ATGGGTCGACAGAAGGAGCTGGTGAACCGCTGCGGGGAGATGCTGCACATCCGCTACCGGCTGCTCCGCCAGGCGCTGGCTGAGTGCCTGGGGACCCTCATCCTCGTG ATGTTTGGCTGTGGCTCTGTGGCCCAGGTCGTGCTCAGCCGGGGCACCCACGGTGGTTTCCTCACCATCAACCTGGCCTTTGGCTTCGCCGTGACCCTAGGCATCCTTATTGCTGGCCAGGTCTCTG GGGCCCACCTGAACCCTGCCGTGACATTTGCTATGTGCTTCCTGGCGCGCGAGCCCTGGATCAAGCTGCCTGTGTACACCTTGGCTCAGACTCTGGGAGCCTTCCTGGGTGCTGGAATTATCTTCGGGTTGTATTATG ATGCGATCTGGGCCTTCGCCAACAACCAGCTTGTTGTTTCGGGCCCCAATGGCACAGCTGGCATCTTTGCCACCTACCCCTCCGGACACTTGGACATGGTCAATGGCTTCTTCGACCAG TTCATTGGCACAGCCTCCCTCATCGTGTGTGTGCTGGCCATTGTGGACCCCTACAACAACCCCGTCCCCCGAGGCCTAGAGGCCTTCACCGTGGGCCTGGTGGTCTTGGTCATCGGTACCTCAATGGGCTTCAACTCTGGCTACGCCGTAAACCCCGCCCGGGACTTCGGCCCCCGCCTTTTCACCGCCATCGCCGGCTGGGGCTCGGAAGTCTTCAC GACGGGCCGCCACTGGTGGTGGGTGCCCATTGTCTCTCCGCTCCTGGGTTCCATCGCTGGTGTCTTCGTGTACCAGCTCATGATCGGCTGCCACCTGGAGCCGCCCCCACCCTCCACCGACGAGGAGAATGTGAAGTTGTCCCATGTGAAGCACAAGGAGCAGATGTGA